From bacterium:
ACCAAGACCAACTCAGGAACGGATCAGGACTGGCTCTTTATAGGCGAGATCCAGGTATGGGGAGTGCCTGCTGGTCTGCCTGATTCGGTATTGCTGGATGTAACGTTTGCTTCTCAGTTTTGCAGCACCAGTTTTGTTATCTCAAGCAATGTATGCTGTGGTCCGACATCTCTGTCCATGTGTGGATGCTATGCCAATGGTCTGACTGATGTCTGCGATCACATCACCGCCATCAATACCTATTTGGGTCGTTCGACAGACTGCAGCGGAACCGGTGGAGTAGGCTGGGATTTGCTGCTTCAAGCTGGTGCAGGCGTGTTTGGCCTGAGTGGCCTGACTCATGAGATATGGGATATATCGCAGATCAAGGCCGAACTGGCCGAAGGTGGTCCCATGATTGTGGGGGTAAAGGCGGGCTGTCTAAGTAATCGTGGTTATACTTATACAGGTGGTCACTATATTGTAGCGATCGGTTATGATGCCGACGATATCATCTGCAATGATCCCGGCACAAGTTTCAACCAGCCGAAGTATTACAGCAACTCTGATTTTACTGAAGCCATTACCGCCACCGGCTCCGGCATACCAAACGGAGTGATCCACGGGTTCAGGAAAGAGTAAATGTGAGTTAAGGCTGCATGGAATTTGCCTTCCATGCAGCCTTTTATTATCGTAACTTGATGCCGACAGCAATCCTGCGGGGTGTCGGTTCCTTAAGAATCACTTCTTCAAGCACTTCACTTCCGATCTTGTTGCCATTTTCGTAGATTGTGGCGACTTTCACCTGACGTTTACCCGAGGTTCCTGGTGAGAGCACCACGCTTTTGCCTGTAAAGAGTGTCGCGCTGGAGACTTTCTGTATGGGTGCAGGGATTTTTTCCATGCGCTCGCTCTGGTCTCTGACAATTACTGTGAGTCCCGCTTTTCGAGGCTGAGTCTGTTTGATCTTGATCTTATCGCCGATTTGCAGATGGACCAGGTCCGTATTCGAATTAAGAGAAGCAAGTTCATCCAGACTCAGGTGATTTCTTGATGCAATTGAGGACGCGACATCGCCGCTTTCGACTGTGTATATCGCATCTTTCCTGATGGGTTCTGTAGAGTCGAATATAAGCTTGATGGCCTGTTGAGCTGTCTTACAGAAGAGCGCGGGGTTTATAGCCGCGACATCCACGGTCACGTTTTCTTTGAACTGAGGTTCTTCCGCCAGGTTTTTTGCCAACTGTCCGAATTTCATTTTAGCCATCTCCAGCACTTCTCCAGCGGTTTTGCGGTCAGCCACTGCCACAATGGGTTTGCCGTCCACTATAACCGACCATCTCGGCGCGACGGGTGTGACGACATGCTGGACTACTCTTATGGCCATATGACGGCTCACGGGACGCGCATTGCCGGGTGCTCTCGCAACTCGCACTTCCTGCTTGAACTCAATTTCTGCGGGGTCACAGCCGGTCTTGCGCTTAACTTCCTGGATAACGCCTCTGGCTTCCTGTTCGGAGGGCACGCACACCACAGGCCTGCCGTCCACGACGATCACGGATTTATTGCCATGGAGCCTGCCGATGCCCCATATAGCGATGAGTATGATTGCGATGAGGGCAAAGACGATTCTTTCAATCATCAGCCGTCTTTGCAGGTTACGGATAATCTGTTCATTGTCCATATATTTGCTCCCAACTTGTCCCATCTTTTATTATAACTGACTGGTTGGTGGTGTCAAATATTGATCTTTGCGGTGCGCTCGCGTATACTTGGCTTGTAATGAAATCGACAGTCGACTCTCACATATTCAGACGCATATTTGTTGGATGCGTTTCACTTCTCATATTGCTGGCGCTGGCATTTGCGCTTGACGTATCTTTTGGGCAGAGCCATATTCCAGTCGGCACAGTGGCTCGTGTCGTCGGGTCACATTTGCCCGGACTGGCGGGAAGTATTGGCGATGTCGGGGAGACTGATCGTGCCATTATCTGGGATATCCGTGTTCCACGGGCGCTGCTGGCGTTGATCGTGGGTGCGCTGCTTGCGATGGCGGGCGCAGCACTGCAGGGTCTGCTGCTAAATCCACTTGCCGACCCATACACCGTTGGAGTTTCTTCGGGTGCGGCACTCGGCGCGGGCGTGGCGACAATCTTGGGGTTGGGCACAATAGCATACGGCTACGGAGTGCCCATGGTAGCTTTTGTTTTTGCCATGGGCGCCATGTTTGTAGTATATGCTCTTGCGCGCTCAGCCGGACGGGTGTCGATCCATTCGTTTTTGCTGGCCGGGATAGTGGTTGGTTCATTTTTGTGGGCAATGCTGAGTTTCGTGATAGCTCTGGCGCCTCATAGTTCGGAGGGTGTGCAGTCAAGCATCATATTCTGGCTGTTGGGCAGTTTCAATGCCGCCGACTCATGGGGCTATGTGCGCATAGCCTATCCCTTTGCCATATTCGGACTGATAGCACTCTTCGCCTTTGCCAGGGACCTCAACGTTTTTTCCATGGGCGAGGAGACCGCGCGTCACCTGGGCATCGAGACCGAGAATCTCAAGGTTATTATTATCGCAGTCACATCGCTCATAACATCGGCAGCGGTTGCCGTAAGCGGGATAATAGGGTTTGTCGGATTGGTTGTGCCGCACATTTGCAGGAAAATTTTCGGTCCCGATCACAGGATATTGATACCCACTGCCGCGATAGGCGGTTCAGTGCTTGCAGTGTTTGCCGATCTGGCATCGCGTGCAGTGCTGCCTCCGGGTGGTCTGCCGGTCGGGATAGTGACGGCTCTGCTGGGTGCGCCGTTCTTTTTGTATTTACTCAAGACAAGCAAAAAATAAGCAGGAGACTCATCCTTCCAATACAAGCGTATCGAGAGGGCGAGGCTCCCGCCGAGCCATATTTCGATGTCAATTATTCAGGTTACGAAACCTTGATTGCGCTGTTGGGAGGGCGAGGCTCCTGCCGAGCCACAAACATCTGGGTTATGAAACCATTTCTTTGCCCAGTTTTTTAGCTGTCTGAGCAAATTTGAATGCGGTATCGTTGAAGAATCCGGTAAGCGTTCTGACATCCGATCCCATCGGCAGGAATGTGTATCCCAGGTCAACGAGTTCTTCTATGTTATTGACATTACCCGTAGTGCCTGCGAATTTGCCATGTTTTGTGGCTGCTTGAGCAACCCGTTTGCGGGTTTCAATTATTCTCTCGTCGTTCCATTGCCCGGGCGCTCCAATCCCCTGGCTGAAGTCTGCAGGCCCGAAAAAGAGCATGTCTATTCCGTCGAGCGCGGCTATCGCATCCAAGTCATCGAGCGGTTCCGGGTCCTCTATCTGGACAGTGATAAACCTCTCCCTGTTGGCGAATTCCATGTATTCGACCATCTCAGCCGCGCAGAAGTCCCCATCCGAGTTACCTCCGTCGATAGGACGTCTGCCGATAGGGAAGAATCTGGTCATTCTCACCACATTTTTCGCGTCTTCAAGGCTCATAATATGGGGGACCATTATCCCGGTCGCATCCAGCTCGAGTGGTCTTATGTAATCACTGTAGCAGCCTCGGGGGACTCTGACCATTGTGTCTGCATCATATGCTTTTGCGGCTAGTATTTGTCTTTCAATCAATGCCAGATCATTCGGAACGTGCTCCATACACAGCCACAGGCAGTCGAAACCAGCCATAGCGGCCATCTCAGCGGCTCTGGAGCTGTCCAGGTTCAGTTTGACGCAGCTTACTATTTCACCTGCCCTCAATTTCCGCAGGACTTTACTGTTTTTCATATCGTTCTCCTTATTCCTCAGGTCCAAATGCCTGTAATTCATATATTCTTGCTGACGCTGAGCCGTAAGTTGCCAGGCAATCGATTTTGATTCGCCTTGCGGCCACGGCGTCAAATTCATGCGATCTGCAGCGCTGATAATTGCCGGTCACAGCCGTTTTTTTCGTCCATGTCGATCCGTCATAGATCCATATTTTATAATCTCTCACCATTGTCTCGACCATTCCCGATCCAAGGATTCCATATGGCGGCGGCCAATATATATTCTGGTCGAGATCAGGGTCGAATACCAGGCTGACTTTATTTATGGTTCGGACTCGGTCGAATTCTATCTCTATCGACTGCGGCAGAGCCTGGTTCGGGTCCGATACCCAGCAGTTCGTCCATTTTTCGGGCCTGTTTATTCCCGTTCGCAAATTCGACCCGCCATATGGCCGCGACTGCGGCGACAGGTTGAACACGAATGTTCCCCTCGGCATTGATCTCCACTTGATTTCGTCTGCATGCTCAAGGCTTGCCCTGTTGGTGGCGAATACTCTGGACGAATGCACCGCGCAATACACACCGGGCACGGCAGGCAGATGCACCCAATAGAGCTTTCCAGGCTCGACATCCGCATTGAATTCGAATTCGACCCATACTGCACCCTGATCGTCCGGGGTATTCTTGCCCCGGACGCACATTGTCGCCGACGCCGTTGCAATATCCGACCGGCTGCTGAAATCGTTTATAGTGTTTGCTCTCCGCAGACCCGCTTCGATCGTAACCGGATGGTCAAGCTCAGACACCATATAGAAGCCGACTTTGCCCACCTTTGATCCGCTCACGGGAAACATCTGAGCTATTCCGCTCGACAGCTCATGCCATTCATCGGTGCCCGTAACTTCAAGAGCAGCCTCACTCGAAGTTATAATCGATGCATCTGCAACCAAATTGCCGGCATTGTTCTTAGGCAGCCCCACGATATAGCAGTCATCATCAAGCAACTGCTGCTGCAGCTCGCGTATATGATCCTGCCCCAGTTTTCCCGGCACAGTGCCATATTTCGAGCACAGCGCCGCGGCAGTCCCCACAGCCTGACCCATCACTGCGCAGGTCGCCATCACCCTCAGTGACCCGAGAGCCACGTGTGTGGCGCTTATGTCACGCCCTGCAAAGAGCAGATTAGGCACATTTTTCGAGTACAGCGCCCTAAGCGGCACGCTGCACGGAGCAGCCACAGGGTCCTGAACGCATGGCGGCTCTTTTGAATACATACCCTCCGGCGGGTGTATATCTATAGGCCAGCCCCCATATGCGACCCGATCATCGAACGCCACCGCGTCCCTTATATCGTTTTGAGTTATTGTATAGTCGCCGATAAGGCGTCTGCTCTCTCTTGTAGCAATGATAGGGCTGACCCAGGTCAATTCATAGTCAGCGACGCCATGGTCACCGGAATTTTTCATGTGGTCCCACACGCCGTATACTACAGCCATCAGCTCGTCATATATATTTTCGGCGCCCTCGATCACATCGAGCATGCCGCCGTATTCAAACCACCAGAACCCGAACATTTCGCCTGTTTCAGGATCGAATATTTCAAGCTCCGGGTGACGAAACGGAAGACTCTCGTCCGTCGGAAACTTTTTCGCCCATTCCGGGGCAGTAAACTGGACCGGCCTGCCAAGGTTTTGTGCTCTGAAATAGAGCGAGTCTCCCATTGTGCAGTTGTCGGCGGATTCCGGCGCAAGCGATTCGTCGAATTCGTCGCGCGCTTCTCGACCCATCCTGAACTCGGCTCCGGCAAGCGCTCCCAGGCTGCCATGGCCTGTGCAGTCCACAAACAGCTTACCCGAGACCATAAGTTCTTTTTCGTTAGTCATCTGCGACGCTCTGATGGCCGTAATTGCGCCATCCTTGTCCAAAATGACGTCGCGAACAGACGCATTAAGCAGCAGCTCAAGATTTTTTTCGCGCTTTGCCATCTCCCAGAGAATCATACTGCGAAGAGGCAGACTTCCGAGAGCGCTTTTTGAGCGATGCAGCAGTTCCAGTGCAAACTCGCCCATAAGCCCGGTCTCACGAGCATATCGAATCAGACCTTTGCCGGAGAAATCCGCCCCGCCGATGCCGATCAATATTTCACTGGAAGCGTTTCCGCCCAATACTGATCTATCCTGTATCAGGACGCTCTTGCATCCCAGCCGGGCAGCGCTTATAGCCGCGAATGTGCCGGCCAGTCCTCCTCCCGCCACAACCACATCAGCATGAAATTTTTTCACAGTCATTCTTTACACTAATCCACATGTACGCATCAAGCACGTCTGAGCCTATGCGACAAAAGCAGTTCCGTTTTTCGGGAGCAAATTGGCTTGGTAGGAAGCTCGCCCTTTTCGACAAAGCTCATTATTGGGAGGGCGAAGCTCCTGCTGAGCCGAAAATTCCGGGATAACTGAACTCTGTCATACGATAAAAACCGCTGAGATATTATAGCAATTACGCTATGTCTACGCCAGGTGCTGGAAGCATTTCAATCCCGCTTAGGTCTTCTCGCACCCGCATTCGCACACCCCAGACCGCTTCGCGCCTAATCTGGTCCATTCTGATTCCCTGGTTATCCAGATAAACGGCAAATATCGATCCATCCGGCAGCAGCATCGGCTGCGTATAGCCATAGACGTCCGGATCCACGCTGAACCCGTATTTCTTTGACGGCGAAAGCCATGTGTGTCCACCGTCTGCGCTGAGTATTGCATATACTCCGCCGTGCGTGGCGTAATTGCCATGTGTGCAGATCAGTACGCCATTATCCAGACACAGCAGATTGCATGCGAATATTCCGAGCTTACCCATGCAAAGAGGCGCGGGTTTTGTCCACGTATA
This genomic window contains:
- a CDS encoding C39 family peptidase, with the protein product MYWKPAICLFLLLTVICTAAAASDCVSPSNIVLGKTVTISVEGNDGKLAYEGESASDITDGSLTYISPEQRKEDGCVGWCNSTSGQQMTVTLTIDLGARYEISCIRYNTGDTDHADTWAADSMTTALGTTSIEPGSEGSGAWTNQYGNTTTSSLTITLTKTNSGTDQDWLFIGEIQVWGVPAGLPDSVLLDVTFASQFCSTSFVISSNVCCGPTSLSMCGCYANGLTDVCDHITAINTYLGRSTDCSGTGGVGWDLLLQAGAGVFGLSGLTHEIWDISQIKAELAEGGPMIVGVKAGCLSNRGYTYTGGHYIVAIGYDADDIICNDPGTSFNQPKYYSNSDFTEAITATGSGIPNGVIHGFRKE
- a CDS encoding G5 domain-containing protein, translating into MDNEQIIRNLQRRLMIERIVFALIAIILIAIWGIGRLHGNKSVIVVDGRPVVCVPSEQEARGVIQEVKRKTGCDPAEIEFKQEVRVARAPGNARPVSRHMAIRVVQHVVTPVAPRWSVIVDGKPIVAVADRKTAGEVLEMAKMKFGQLAKNLAEEPQFKENVTVDVAAINPALFCKTAQQAIKLIFDSTEPIRKDAIYTVESGDVASSIASRNHLSLDELASLNSNTDLVHLQIGDKIKIKQTQPRKAGLTVIVRDQSERMEKIPAPIQKVSSATLFTGKSVVLSPGTSGKRQVKVATIYENGNKIGSEVLEEVILKEPTPRRIAVGIKLR
- a CDS encoding iron chelate uptake ABC transporter family permease subunit — its product is MKSTVDSHIFRRIFVGCVSLLILLALAFALDVSFGQSHIPVGTVARVVGSHLPGLAGSIGDVGETDRAIIWDIRVPRALLALIVGALLAMAGAALQGLLLNPLADPYTVGVSSGAALGAGVATILGLGTIAYGYGVPMVAFVFAMGAMFVVYALARSAGRVSIHSFLLAGIVVGSFLWAMLSFVIALAPHSSEGVQSSIIFWLLGSFNAADSWGYVRIAYPFAIFGLIALFAFARDLNVFSMGEETARHLGIETENLKVIIIAVTSLITSAAVAVSGIIGFVGLVVPHICRKIFGPDHRILIPTAAIGGSVLAVFADLASRAVLPPGGLPVGIVTALLGAPFFLYLLKTSKK
- a CDS encoding aldolase, whose protein sequence is MKNSKVLRKLRAGEIVSCVKLNLDSSRAAEMAAMAGFDCLWLCMEHVPNDLALIERQILAAKAYDADTMVRVPRGCYSDYIRPLELDATGIMVPHIMSLEDAKNVVRMTRFFPIGRRPIDGGNSDGDFCAAEMVEYMEFANRERFITVQIEDPEPLDDLDAIAALDGIDMLFFGPADFSQGIGAPGQWNDERIIETRKRVAQAATKHGKFAGTTGNVNNIEELVDLGYTFLPMGSDVRTLTGFFNDTAFKFAQTAKKLGKEMVS
- a CDS encoding FAD-dependent oxidoreductase — encoded protein: MTVKKFHADVVVAGGGLAGTFAAISAARLGCKSVLIQDRSVLGGNASSEILIGIGGADFSGKGLIRYARETGLMGEFALELLHRSKSALGSLPLRSMILWEMAKREKNLELLLNASVRDVILDKDGAITAIRASQMTNEKELMVSGKLFVDCTGHGSLGALAGAEFRMGREARDEFDESLAPESADNCTMGDSLYFRAQNLGRPVQFTAPEWAKKFPTDESLPFRHPELEIFDPETGEMFGFWWFEYGGMLDVIEGAENIYDELMAVVYGVWDHMKNSGDHGVADYELTWVSPIIATRESRRLIGDYTITQNDIRDAVAFDDRVAYGGWPIDIHPPEGMYSKEPPCVQDPVAAPCSVPLRALYSKNVPNLLFAGRDISATHVALGSLRVMATCAVMGQAVGTAAALCSKYGTVPGKLGQDHIRELQQQLLDDDCYIVGLPKNNAGNLVADASIITSSEAALEVTGTDEWHELSSGIAQMFPVSGSKVGKVGFYMVSELDHPVTIEAGLRRANTINDFSSRSDIATASATMCVRGKNTPDDQGAVWVEFEFNADVEPGKLYWVHLPAVPGVYCAVHSSRVFATNRASLEHADEIKWRSMPRGTFVFNLSPQSRPYGGSNLRTGINRPEKWTNCWVSDPNQALPQSIEIEFDRVRTINKVSLVFDPDLDQNIYWPPPYGILGSGMVETMVRDYKIWIYDGSTWTKKTAVTGNYQRCRSHEFDAVAARRIKIDCLATYGSASARIYELQAFGPEE